In the genome of Triticum urartu cultivar G1812 chromosome 5, Tu2.1, whole genome shotgun sequence, one region contains:
- the LOC125511544 gene encoding xyloglucan endotransglucosylase/hydrolase protein 31-like: MASECEVTPDDQHEHLRPEGTEPLERIAVDYTPDACHHAPASGEIHVTYDHRGGARWRSRGRFLPGCAVAAAVRAPAGDTAGLNYNLYLSSLEGSSDMDEIDFEFLGNDKRAVQTNLFVAGGGGREMVHQLPFDSSDGFHHYAVAWSAEAVEWRVDGEVIRREERREGEPWPEKPMYLYASLWDASDVDEGKWTGTYHGRDAPYVCSYRDVRVPVVREEEECQDDANAGDEAGAAGEEEVDAEAGKD; the protein is encoded by the coding sequence ATGGCGTCGGAGTGCGAGGTCACGCCGGACGACCAGCACGAGCACCTGCGCCCTGAGGGCACGGAGCCGCTGGAGCGCATCGCCGTGGACTACACGCCGGACGCCTGCCACCACGCGCCGGCGTCCGGCGAGATCCACGTCACCTACGACCACCGCGGCGGGGCGCGCTGGCGGTCGCGCGGCCGCTTCCTGCCGGGCTGCGCCGTGGCCGCCGCGGTCCGCGCCCCCGCCGGAGACACCGCGGGGCTCAACTACAACCTCTACCTGTCGTCGCTGGAGGGCTCCAGCGACATGGACGAGATCGACTTCGAGTTCCTCGGCAACGACAAGCGCGCCGTGCAGACCAACTTGTTCGTGGCGGGGGGCGGCGGCAGGGAGATGGTCCACCAACTCCCCTTCGACTCCTCGGACGGGTTCCACCACTACGCCGTCGCGTGGAGCGCCGAGGCCGTGGAGTGGCGCGTCGACGGGGAGGTGATCCGGCGGGAGGAGCGGCGCGAGGGGGAGCCGTGGCCGGAGAAGCCCATGTACCTGTACGCCTCCTTGTGGGACGCGAGCGACGTCGACGAGGGGAAGTGGACCGGCACGTACCATGGCCGCGACGCGCCCTACGTCTGCAGCTACAGAGACGTCAGGGTGCCCGTTGTGAGAGAGGAAGAAGAATGTCAGGATGATGCGAACGCCGGAGATGAGGCCGGTGCTGcgggggaggaggaggttgaTGCCGAAGCTGGTAAAGATTAG